From Candidatus Thermoplasmatota archaeon:
CACGGACGGCCCCGCGCGCATCTTCCTTGGCACGTCGGGGACGCTCCGCGGCATGGCGCACGGCGGAACCGGCCCGTACCTTCTCAACTGGCACGCGGTCTCGGTCCCGGCCGGAAGCGCGCTTTCCGGCTGGACGGCCGCCGGCGGAAGCGTGACGTTCACCCCGGACGTGGCAGGCAGCTACACCGTGCGGCTCAACGCCACCGACGCGACGAGCGCGTGGGCGGACCGGCTGCGGACGTTCACGACGTGACGATCCGGACGGGGCCGACCGACGAGGCAAGCGCCAAGAAAGGCGCCTACTCGTTCCGTTTCCCGTTCTCCTTGTACGTCGTGACGATCATCATCGTCTTCGTGTCCTCGATCCCTTCGATCGGGGCCAGGATCTTGATGATGAAGTCCTTGAGCTCCTTGTAGCTCCCAAAGCTCGTCTTCACGACGATGTCGTCCTCGCCCGTGACGAGGTAGGCGTGCTGGATGTTCTTGAGTTCGGCCAGGCGGCCGGCGATGTCGTCGGCCTTCTGGGTGTCCACCTTGAGCAGAATGATGGCTTCCACGGTGCGCTCCGCGTAGAATTGCGACATGTCCCGTTCGAACTCGGGTCCCCGGGTCATCGGGCCACCTACGCGGCGGCAAGCCGGGGAGAAGATAAAAAGGCTTTGGTGCCTGGCGGGGCTGACGCCCGATGCTCGGTTGTCCGCGGACCCTGCTCCTGCTCGCGCCGCTGGCGCTGCTCCTTGCTTCGGCGGTCGCGCACGCGCACCCGCAGCCCGTGGACGCCGTGCCGGCCGCGCGCGGCGTGTACACGGTGGGGCCCGCCGAGGCGAGGATCGTCTTCAGCGAAGCGATCGAGCCGTCGGCCTCCCTTCTCGAGCTTGACTTGCCCAACGGATCGCGCGTGCGCCTCTTGACGCAGGTGGAAGGACTGGCCGCGAGCGCGGTCCTGCCCCCGCTCGACGAAGGCCGCCACGTGCTGGCCTGGCGCGTGCTTTCGCGCGTGGACGGACACGCGTACGAAGGCTCCCACGTCTTTGCAGTGGGGAACCCTGCCGTCTGGCAACCGCGCCTGGCCGCGGAGCGCGACCCGGCGG
This genomic window contains:
- a CDS encoding Lrp/AsnC ligand binding domain-containing protein is translated as MTRGPEFERDMSQFYAERTVEAIILLKVDTQKADDIAGRLAELKNIQHAYLVTGEDDIVVKTSFGSYKELKDFIIKILAPIEGIEDTKTMMIVTTYKENGKRNE
- a CDS encoding copper resistance CopC family protein; the protein is MLGCPRTLLLLAPLALLLASAVAHAHPQPVDAVPAARGVYTVGPAEARIVFSEAIEPSASLLELDLPNGSRVRLLTQVEGLAASAVLPPLDEGRHVLAWRVLSRVDGHAYEGSHVFAVGNPAVWQPRLAAERDPA